One region of Paenibacillus polymyxa M1 genomic DNA includes:
- a CDS encoding DUF4272 domain-containing protein has protein sequence MRNCALYSSTFDLDQVERLLESIYPNNKIHVNESKTRVEVKSKGWFNKKVKGFNIMTSKTNPEEFASMLNGMINFFSQIPAENEQLQQKLLIKMSTLNMVIGVETEEDISEAFFAELLDIINSLDGLMFWGGGNLLAPDGSLLLDVNGRSEVEDYTVTAHVSYLHGEDPISESGMERKLRSEKKLVDQGFTQMPPIPGRLGDEAADSIRSLKEVAGRAVALCIVALKGECIGAGESKDDTKRMINQVTDQYGADRFFSPEEKRFLSNDDVDESEGIQFSWRYEGFWTLLWALGHLEKLGDPTGICDVPLSVSKLQQFDSFEAFLSSSRLRSSKEILDEADLICRYDWMCVDSRIHKQPAPGNLDDGVVYERHRVLKWLTSYMGQDWDDVRTDT, from the coding sequence ATGAGAAATTGTGCGCTATACAGCTCCACCTTTGATCTGGATCAGGTTGAGAGACTATTAGAGTCGATTTATCCCAATAACAAGATACACGTGAATGAAAGCAAAACTAGAGTTGAGGTCAAAAGCAAGGGCTGGTTTAATAAGAAAGTCAAAGGCTTTAACATAATGACCAGCAAAACGAATCCGGAGGAGTTTGCCTCCATGCTTAACGGAATGATAAATTTTTTCAGTCAGATTCCTGCTGAAAACGAACAGTTGCAGCAAAAGTTGCTGATCAAGATGAGTACGCTAAATATGGTGATTGGTGTGGAGACCGAGGAGGATATATCTGAAGCCTTTTTTGCCGAATTACTTGATATCATAAATTCGTTGGACGGGCTGATGTTCTGGGGTGGCGGTAATTTGCTTGCACCTGATGGAAGTCTGTTATTAGATGTCAATGGGCGTTCGGAAGTGGAAGATTATACAGTTACTGCTCATGTCAGTTATTTGCACGGAGAGGACCCAATTAGCGAATCCGGGATGGAGCGGAAGCTGCGGTCGGAAAAGAAATTGGTCGATCAAGGCTTTACGCAAATGCCGCCGATCCCAGGCAGGCTAGGAGATGAAGCCGCAGACAGCATCCGTTCTCTCAAGGAAGTGGCTGGCCGTGCCGTTGCTTTGTGTATTGTAGCACTGAAAGGCGAGTGTATCGGTGCGGGCGAAAGCAAGGATGATACGAAACGGATGATAAATCAAGTGACTGATCAGTATGGCGCGGACCGTTTCTTTTCACCGGAAGAGAAGAGGTTCTTATCCAATGATGATGTCGATGAGTCGGAGGGCATCCAGTTCTCCTGGCGTTATGAAGGCTTTTGGACTCTGTTATGGGCTTTGGGCCATCTTGAGAAGCTAGGTGACCCAACTGGGATTTGCGACGTGCCGTTGTCTGTTTCAAAGCTGCAGCAATTCGACTCATTTGAGGCTTTTCTGTCAAGCTCAAGACTGCGCAGCAGCAAGGAAATTTTAGATGAAGCGGATTTAATTTGTCGTTACGATTGGATGTGTGTGGATAGCCGCATTCATAAACAGCCAGCCCCTGGAAATCTGGATGATGGTGTAGTGTATGAACGTCATCGTGTGCTTAAATGGCTCACCAGTTACATGGGACAGGATTGGGATGATGTGCGCACAGATACATAA
- a CDS encoding Gfo/Idh/MocA family protein → MKKMKVGIIGCGKISGIYMENCHRFDILELFAVADLDQSRAEEQAIAFNVPNVYSVDEILADPQIELIINLTIPAVHAEVCLRALEAGKHVYVEKPLAVTRKQGQAVLDLAHQKGLLVGCAPETFFGSGIQTSLKLIEDGVIGNPVAATAFMMSRGHEHWHPDPEFYYADGGGPMFDMGPYYLTALVQLLGPIATISGMTSKAMDQRTITSEKKRGQTIPVDIPTHVAGLLRFKQGAVGTLITSFDIFGGSTLPPIEVYGTHGTLQVPDPNTFGGPVRFRLLGEHNWTEVPLLPGYQENTRGIGVADMAYAIRNGRPHRASGELAYHVLEAMWAFHDSSDQQTFYTMQSTCQRPAALPENLPLYTLDV, encoded by the coding sequence ATGAAAAAAATGAAAGTGGGCATTATCGGTTGCGGTAAAATTAGCGGAATTTATATGGAAAATTGCCATCGTTTCGACATTCTGGAGCTGTTCGCAGTAGCGGATCTGGACCAAAGTCGGGCAGAGGAGCAGGCGATAGCGTTCAACGTTCCGAACGTATATTCGGTAGATGAGATTTTGGCTGATCCGCAGATCGAACTCATCATTAATTTGACCATTCCGGCCGTTCACGCCGAGGTGTGTCTCAGAGCTCTTGAGGCTGGCAAGCATGTCTATGTGGAGAAGCCACTTGCCGTCACTCGTAAGCAGGGCCAGGCTGTCTTGGATCTTGCTCATCAAAAGGGACTACTTGTTGGCTGCGCACCGGAGACCTTCTTCGGCTCCGGTATACAGACATCATTGAAGTTGATTGAAGACGGAGTCATTGGGAATCCGGTTGCTGCTACGGCTTTCATGATGAGCCGTGGACATGAACATTGGCATCCCGATCCTGAATTTTATTATGCAGACGGCGGTGGCCCGATGTTTGATATGGGCCCTTATTATTTGACAGCTCTGGTGCAATTGCTGGGACCGATTGCCACCATTTCGGGCATGACCAGCAAGGCGATGGATCAGCGAACGATTACGAGCGAGAAAAAGAGAGGCCAGACTATCCCAGTCGATATTCCGACCCATGTGGCTGGATTGTTGCGCTTCAAGCAGGGAGCTGTCGGTACGCTGATTACCAGCTTTGACATTTTTGGAGGTAGCACTCTGCCACCGATCGAGGTGTATGGTACGCATGGCACGTTGCAGGTACCTGACCCGAACACATTCGGAGGGCCAGTTCGCTTCAGGCTGCTAGGCGAGCACAATTGGACAGAGGTACCGCTGCTGCCAGGTTACCAGGAAAATACACGGGGTATCGGAGTTGCTGATATGGCCTATGCTATCCGCAACGGACGACCTCACCGCGCCAGCGGGGAACTGGCCTACCATGTGCTGGAAGCGATGTGGGCGTTCCATGATTCTTCCGATCAGCAGACCTTTTATACGATGCAGAGTACATGTCAGCGCCCGGCGGCTTTACCGGAAAACCTACCCTTATATACGTTAGATGTATAA
- a CDS encoding ThuA domain-containing protein, with protein MRKALIVWGGWNGHEPEQVAAIFERILKEEGFEVEVSSTLEAYQDAEKLLGLDLIVPMWTMGQIEQELINNVSAAVQSGVGLAGCHGGMCDAFRNNVDWQFMTGGQWVAHPGNDGVEYMVNIKRGSSPLLDHIEDFQVISEQYYLHVDPAVEVLATTRFPVVPGPHSANGPVDMPVVWTKRWGNGRVFYNSLGHHADIIEIPQVTEMMRSGFLWTAAGKQAATSRGSSLAEAYTGMADNQQQ; from the coding sequence ATGCGCAAGGCACTGATTGTATGGGGTGGATGGAACGGACATGAACCGGAGCAGGTGGCGGCCATTTTTGAACGCATTCTGAAGGAAGAAGGGTTTGAGGTGGAGGTGTCCAGTACCCTTGAAGCGTATCAGGATGCGGAGAAACTGCTTGGCCTGGACCTGATCGTTCCCATGTGGACCATGGGACAGATTGAGCAGGAACTGATCAATAATGTCTCAGCAGCGGTTCAAAGCGGCGTAGGTCTGGCAGGCTGTCACGGTGGCATGTGTGATGCCTTTCGAAACAACGTGGACTGGCAATTCATGACAGGTGGGCAATGGGTTGCACATCCCGGCAATGATGGGGTGGAGTACATGGTAAACATAAAGCGTGGATCGAGCCCGCTGTTGGACCATATTGAGGATTTTCAGGTCATAAGCGAGCAGTACTACCTCCATGTAGACCCTGCGGTTGAGGTGCTGGCAACCACACGCTTCCCGGTCGTTCCGGGACCTCATTCGGCCAATGGGCCAGTGGATATGCCCGTTGTATGGACAAAGCGGTGGGGAAACGGCCGCGTGTTCTACAATTCGCTAGGTCATCACGCAGATATCATAGAAATTCCTCAAGTGACCGAGATGATGCGCAGCGGATTCCTGTGGACTGCGGCAGGCAAACAGGCTGCGACCAGCCGAGGTAGCTCGCTGGCAGAGGCATACACGGGTATGGCAGACAACCAGCAACAGTAG
- a CDS encoding Gfo/Idh/MocA family protein, whose translation MSNRLRIGMVGYKFMGKAHSNAYRSLPMFFPDAPLQPEMSVICGRNEQGVQAAARQFGWSESVTNWRDLVKRSDIDLVDINAPSNAHREIVIEAALHGKHLFCEKPLALSLADSRDMLQAAEKAGVNHMIGFNYRFSPAVQLAKQLVESGRLGKIYHFRAFFLQDWIMDPSFPLVWRLQKEVAGSGSHGDLGAHLIDLARFLVGEFHEVIGMSETFIKQRPLATEMSGLSSKRSTEANAPMGEVTVDDATLFLARFAGGALGSFEATRFAAGHRSTNSFEINGSLGSVRFDFERMNELEVYFTQDEEGVQGFRRVLATDPAHKYSEAWWPAGHTIGFEHTFTHEMLEMLSAISEGRQPSPNFHDGVACQAVLEAVERSIKERRWVSIEEM comes from the coding sequence ATGTCTAACCGTCTTCGTATTGGAATGGTTGGCTACAAATTTATGGGCAAGGCTCACAGCAACGCTTACCGTAGTCTACCCATGTTTTTCCCGGATGCCCCGCTGCAACCAGAGATGTCCGTTATCTGTGGACGTAACGAGCAGGGGGTTCAGGCAGCTGCCCGCCAGTTCGGCTGGAGCGAAAGTGTTACGAATTGGCGTGATCTAGTGAAACGTAGCGATATTGATCTTGTTGACATTAACGCCCCGAGTAATGCCCATAGGGAAATTGTCATTGAGGCTGCCCTCCATGGCAAGCATCTGTTTTGTGAGAAGCCGCTTGCGCTTTCATTGGCGGATTCCCGTGACATGCTGCAAGCAGCAGAGAAAGCAGGGGTCAACCATATGATTGGCTTCAACTACCGCTTTTCTCCGGCTGTCCAGCTGGCGAAGCAGCTCGTCGAAAGCGGTCGCCTGGGCAAGATTTATCATTTTCGCGCCTTTTTCCTTCAAGACTGGATTATGGACCCGTCCTTTCCGCTGGTATGGCGGTTGCAAAAAGAAGTGGCCGGTTCTGGCTCTCATGGTGATCTTGGCGCCCATTTGATTGATCTCGCTCGGTTTCTGGTCGGCGAGTTTCACGAAGTCATCGGCATGAGCGAGACGTTCATCAAACAGCGTCCGCTGGCTACGGAGATGAGCGGATTGAGCTCCAAAAGGAGTACCGAGGCCAATGCACCGATGGGAGAAGTGACGGTTGATGATGCCACGTTGTTCCTAGCACGCTTTGCTGGAGGTGCGCTGGGCAGCTTTGAGGCCACACGCTTTGCAGCCGGACATCGGAGCACAAATTCATTCGAAATCAACGGTAGTCTGGGCAGTGTACGGTTTGACTTTGAGCGAATGAATGAGCTGGAAGTGTATTTCACACAGGATGAGGAAGGTGTTCAAGGCTTCCGCCGCGTGCTCGCCACCGATCCGGCACACAAGTATTCCGAAGCCTGGTGGCCTGCAGGACATACAATTGGATTCGAGCATACCTTCACCCACGAGATGCTAGAGATGTTGAGTGCTATCTCCGAAGGACGGCAACCTTCACCAAACTTTCATGACGGGGTCGCTTGCCAGGCCGTGCTTGAAGCAGTAGAACGATCTATAAAGGAACGCCGTTGGGTATCCATTGAAGAAATGTAG
- a CDS encoding LacI family DNA-binding transcriptional regulator: MEVGNIVSRKEVAELAGVSEATVSRVLNATGPIKEDTRKRVLDVANQLGYVPSALARNFARSKSGHLGVVMPYVPKAHLFSAYFFSEMLSGIGNKARDSGLDLLLLFRKPGERMDYSSLFRQQKVDSCIILGARDEHDEVEALKRLQQEGRPFCVMNHHFEGQSFCEVDADHVEGSRAAVSHLIEQGCKRIAFLNGPDIYSNSTERLKGYLIALQEAGIEYDHELILEGNYSRRSGLEASATIADKLDDIDAVFAANDRMALGVMQGLRERGLAVERFPAFVGYDDSDAAEMAVPPLSSVRVPFYEMGELAASKLIPDSQDLTPALELTGCDLIRELLSTELIIRASSIRQ; encoded by the coding sequence TTGGAGGTGGGCAATATCGTTTCGCGCAAGGAAGTAGCAGAACTCGCTGGCGTGTCTGAAGCGACGGTGTCTCGGGTATTGAACGCGACCGGTCCTATCAAGGAAGATACGCGGAAACGGGTCCTGGACGTTGCCAATCAACTTGGATATGTTCCCAGTGCATTGGCCCGCAACTTTGCCCGAAGCAAAAGCGGCCATCTTGGTGTGGTTATGCCTTATGTCCCGAAGGCGCACCTGTTCTCTGCTTATTTTTTCTCCGAGATGCTGAGCGGTATCGGTAACAAGGCCAGAGACAGCGGGCTCGATCTACTACTATTATTCCGAAAACCGGGCGAACGGATGGACTACAGCAGTCTTTTCCGTCAGCAAAAGGTCGACAGTTGTATCATCCTTGGAGCAAGGGATGAGCACGATGAGGTGGAGGCTCTGAAGAGACTTCAGCAAGAGGGGCGACCGTTCTGTGTCATGAATCACCATTTTGAAGGGCAGTCGTTCTGTGAAGTGGATGCAGACCATGTAGAAGGAAGCCGGGCGGCTGTAAGTCATCTCATTGAGCAGGGATGCAAGCGGATAGCCTTTCTCAACGGTCCGGATATCTATTCCAACAGTACTGAGCGATTGAAGGGTTATCTCATCGCGCTTCAGGAGGCTGGTATTGAATATGACCATGAGCTGATTCTGGAAGGTAATTACAGTCGTCGAAGCGGGCTCGAAGCGTCGGCTACAATCGCAGACAAATTAGATGATATTGATGCCGTATTTGCGGCGAACGACCGGATGGCCCTCGGTGTAATGCAGGGTCTCCGTGAGCGCGGGCTGGCAGTTGAGCGGTTTCCAGCGTTTGTAGGCTATGATGACTCGGATGCAGCTGAGATGGCTGTTCCGCCACTAAGCAGTGTCCGTGTTCCATTTTATGAGATGGGGGAACTTGCAGCCTCGAAGCTTATACCCGATTCTCAGGATCTCACTCCGGCTCTGGAACTGACTGGGTGCGACTTAATCAGAGAACTCCTGTCCACAGAGCTGATTATTAGGGCGTCATCCATTCGTCAATAA
- a CDS encoding alpha-galactosidase, giving the protein MASIQVNPKERTFHLTNKYCSYLFRVMENGQLEHLYYGKKMEYLGQYDRFIERSYRSVSVGEFDGDLVTSLESIKQEFPSSGSGDFREPAVEIIQEDGSHVMEFIFDRYEVITEKPKIPHLPATFCNEADEAETLLITLTDSLTGAVAVLAYTIFSELPVITRSVSITNSGNSVLRVNRLMSMSLDLPDSEYEIIHLSGAWGRERHVERTPLRPGVQSIGSTRGISSHIHNPFLALAKPGSQEHQGEIYAVNLVYSGNFLAQAEVDSYSTTRLSLGIHPDKFCWTLNPGECFYSPEAVMVYSQSGLNGMSQAFHRLYNKHLIRSSWAERERPVLINNWEGTYFDFTEKKIVDMAKKASELGIELFVLDDGWFGQRNNDTSSLGDWFENREKLPNGISNLAKKINELGMKFGLWFEPEMVNSDSHIMREHPDWVVGTPGRKRKHGRHQYVLDYSQPPVVDYLFKLMDDVLSSAHIEYVKWDMNRCISEAYSLSLGKERQGEFFHRYVLGVYALYEKLITKYPEVLFESCASGGGRFDPGMLYYAPQTWTSDDSEAIERLKIQYGTSMAYPLSSMGAHVSTIPNHQVGRTAPLQTRSNVAYFGVFGYELDPLALTEEECNIIKKQIQLYKRHQRLVTQGTFYRLLSPFEKNETAWMTVDAEREHALVGWYQVLSRPNAAYSRLKLIGLDEMAVYFVEELDRRFTGSELMNIGLILTPPYKADQDFNIAEKYDFSSQLFTLTKETSS; this is encoded by the coding sequence ATGGCTAGTATACAAGTTAACCCAAAGGAACGTACATTTCACTTAACGAACAAATACTGCAGTTACCTTTTCCGTGTCATGGAGAACGGGCAATTGGAGCATTTGTATTATGGCAAAAAAATGGAGTACCTAGGTCAATATGACCGTTTTATTGAACGAAGCTACCGCTCTGTGTCTGTCGGTGAGTTTGATGGTGACTTGGTAACATCATTGGAAAGCATCAAGCAGGAATTTCCTTCTTCGGGAAGTGGAGACTTTAGAGAACCAGCAGTTGAGATCATACAGGAGGACGGTTCTCATGTCATGGAGTTCATCTTTGACCGTTACGAGGTCATCACGGAGAAACCTAAAATCCCCCATCTCCCTGCTACGTTTTGTAATGAAGCAGATGAAGCAGAGACACTCCTGATCACGCTGACCGATTCCCTTACAGGAGCGGTTGCCGTGCTTGCATACACCATCTTCAGTGAACTGCCTGTAATCACGCGATCCGTATCCATAACGAATTCCGGAAATAGTGTTCTGAGAGTCAACCGTCTAATGAGCATGAGCCTTGATCTTCCTGACTCCGAATATGAAATTATTCATTTGTCGGGGGCATGGGGTAGGGAACGACATGTGGAGCGTACACCACTCAGACCAGGTGTTCAGTCCATTGGGAGCACACGAGGAATTAGTAGTCATATTCACAATCCATTCTTGGCGCTTGCCAAACCGGGATCTCAGGAACACCAAGGAGAAATATATGCAGTGAATCTTGTCTACAGCGGAAACTTTCTTGCCCAGGCGGAAGTGGACAGCTACTCAACTACCCGACTGAGCCTCGGTATTCATCCTGACAAATTCTGCTGGACTCTGAATCCTGGAGAATGTTTTTATTCGCCTGAAGCAGTTATGGTCTACTCACAGAGCGGTTTGAACGGCATGAGCCAGGCGTTCCATCGCCTGTACAATAAACACTTAATTCGTAGTAGCTGGGCTGAACGGGAACGACCTGTATTGATCAATAACTGGGAGGGTACCTACTTTGATTTTACCGAAAAGAAAATAGTGGATATGGCTAAAAAAGCAAGTGAACTAGGGATTGAGCTCTTTGTCTTGGATGACGGTTGGTTCGGTCAAAGAAACAATGATACCTCCTCACTCGGTGACTGGTTTGAAAATCGTGAAAAGCTACCGAACGGAATCTCAAATTTGGCAAAGAAGATCAATGAGCTTGGTATGAAATTCGGTCTTTGGTTTGAGCCGGAAATGGTTAACTCCGACTCTCATATTATGAGGGAACATCCGGATTGGGTTGTGGGAACACCCGGGCGTAAACGCAAGCATGGACGGCATCAGTATGTTCTTGATTATTCCCAACCGCCTGTTGTGGATTACCTGTTTAAGTTAATGGATGACGTGCTCTCTTCTGCTCATATCGAATATGTAAAATGGGATATGAATCGCTGCATTTCAGAAGCCTATTCATTATCTCTGGGCAAGGAAAGACAGGGCGAGTTTTTCCATCGTTACGTCCTAGGCGTGTATGCTTTATATGAGAAGCTGATTACCAAATACCCTGAGGTTTTGTTTGAGTCCTGTGCTTCCGGTGGAGGACGATTTGATCCAGGGATGCTTTATTATGCTCCGCAAACATGGACGAGCGACGATAGCGAAGCTATTGAACGTCTTAAGATTCAGTATGGCACTTCCATGGCCTATCCGCTTAGCAGCATGGGTGCTCATGTGTCAACCATTCCGAACCACCAGGTAGGCAGAACCGCACCGCTGCAAACCAGATCAAATGTCGCCTACTTCGGTGTATTCGGTTACGAACTTGATCCATTAGCTTTAACCGAGGAAGAGTGCAATATAATCAAAAAGCAAATACAACTGTATAAACGTCACCAACGATTAGTTACCCAGGGAACGTTTTACCGTCTGCTAAGTCCCTTTGAAAAAAATGAGACAGCTTGGATGACCGTTGATGCAGAACGTGAGCATGCTCTCGTCGGCTGGTACCAGGTACTCTCACGCCCTAATGCAGCTTATTCACGGCTAAAGCTCATCGGACTGGACGAAATGGCAGTATATTTCGTGGAAGAACTGGATCGACGTTTCACAGGCAGCGAGTTAATGAACATCGGACTTATACTCACCCCGCCTTATAAGGCTGACCAGGATTTCAATATTGCGGAGAAATATGATTTCTCATCTCAATTATTTACTCTAACTAAAGAGACTTCCTCGTGA
- a CDS encoding SDR family oxidoreductase, producing MRFEIRNLNGLIRIVRREQIDEWNMMIDMNSRGILYGIAADLPAMREHKSGHIINLSSIAGHNVYPDSTVYCAIRHAVKADEYEIYGGVGEKNSYDLILHSCGD from the coding sequence ATGCGATTTGAGATTAGAAATCTCAATGGTCTGATTCGAATAGTTAGGCGAGAGCAAATTGATGAATGGAATATGATGATTGATATGAACAGCAGAGGGATTTTGTATGGAATTGCAGCTGATTTGCCTGCGATGCGGGAACACAAATCGGGACACATCATTAACTTGTCTTCTATTGCTGGACATAATGTCTACCCAGACAGCACTGTATATTGCGCGATTAGACATGCAGTCAAGGCTGATGAGTATGAGATATACGGAGGAGTTGGAGAGAAGAACAGCTATGATCTAATTCTTCATAGCTGTGGAGATTGA
- a CDS encoding Gfo/Idh/MocA family protein, whose amino-acid sequence MKLGIVGAGMIVGDLLSFIQEIPTILLKAICSRPSHEEKLLAWQHRYGISQIYSDYSKMLRNNDVDTVYIGLPNHLHYSYAKEALLSGKHVICEKPFTSNVHEFLELKEIAQQRKLVLVEAITNQYLKNYLSIKEYLPKLGEIKIVECNYSQYSSRYEAFKAGVIQPAFNPEMSGGALMDINLYNIHFVVGLFGSPKKVEYLANMERGIDTSGILLLDYGDFKCVCIGSKDSTAPNAVNIQGNKGYVHMASSANICDYFEYTPNKETPIQVDLKDHSHRMYDEFVEFERIIRENDLEKVSDMLEHSEKVMNVIEKAKQSANLVFGPDKHNL is encoded by the coding sequence ATGAAATTGGGAATTGTCGGAGCAGGAATGATCGTAGGGGATCTATTGAGCTTTATTCAGGAAATCCCGACGATCTTATTAAAGGCCATTTGTTCTAGGCCTAGCCATGAAGAGAAATTACTAGCTTGGCAACATAGATATGGAATCTCTCAGATTTATTCGGATTACAGCAAAATGCTGAGGAATAACGACGTAGATACTGTCTATATTGGTTTGCCTAATCATCTCCATTATTCATATGCCAAAGAAGCATTACTGAGTGGTAAACATGTCATATGTGAGAAGCCATTTACATCCAATGTGCATGAATTTCTAGAGCTAAAAGAAATTGCTCAGCAAAGAAAACTGGTATTGGTGGAAGCTATTACGAATCAATATTTGAAAAATTATTTGTCCATAAAGGAGTATCTGCCTAAACTTGGCGAGATTAAAATAGTTGAATGCAACTATTCTCAATATTCATCCCGGTATGAGGCTTTTAAAGCGGGAGTAATCCAGCCTGCGTTTAATCCGGAAATGTCTGGCGGAGCCTTGATGGATATCAATTTATACAATATTCATTTTGTTGTTGGCCTCTTCGGGAGCCCTAAGAAGGTAGAATATTTGGCGAACATGGAACGTGGAATTGACACTTCAGGCATACTGCTGCTTGATTACGGCGATTTTAAGTGTGTTTGCATAGGTTCAAAAGACAGTACGGCACCCAATGCAGTGAACATTCAAGGCAATAAAGGCTATGTACACATGGCGAGTTCAGCTAATATATGCGATTATTTTGAATACACTCCTAATAAGGAAACGCCCATCCAGGTGGACCTAAAAGATCATTCGCATCGTATGTATGACGAATTCGTTGAATTCGAACGTATCATCCGAGAAAATGATTTGGAAAAAGTCTCGGATATGCTTGAACATAGCGAAAAGGTCATGAATGTCATTGAGAAGGCCAAACAGTCGGCCAATCTTGTGTTTGGTCCCGATAAACACAATCTTTAA
- a CDS encoding Gfo/Idh/MocA family oxidoreductase: MLTIGYIGNGKSTNRYHLPFSLTRDHLKVKTIYARNPDKGEWEKIPGVQYTDHLESLMNDKEIQLIVVCTPVESHYTYAKMALDHGKNVLIEKPFMLTKEEAVSIFQYAKEKNLIIQCYQNRRYDSDFLTTKKVIESGKLGDLLEVEMHFDYYRPETPNSTSHFSKYNSYLYGHGAHTIDQVLSYFGKPDTIHYDVRQLLGSGRMNDYFDLDFYYPSLKVSIKSSFFRLKERPSFVVYGKKGVFIKQTKDRQEEHLKLYYLPKGHADFGIDQPEHYGILTYLDDDGQYHEEKVVSEKGDYARVYDDLYHSIIHGKEKAITDEETITSMEILEKGIEECN, translated from the coding sequence ATGCTTACCATCGGTTATATTGGGAATGGCAAAAGCACCAATCGGTATCATCTGCCTTTTTCATTGACCAGAGATCATTTGAAAGTAAAGACGATCTACGCCCGTAATCCAGATAAAGGGGAGTGGGAGAAAATTCCTGGCGTGCAGTATACAGATCATCTTGAATCTTTAATGAACGATAAGGAAATTCAGTTGATTGTTGTCTGTACACCTGTAGAATCCCACTACACTTATGCGAAAATGGCACTCGACCACGGAAAAAATGTACTTATTGAGAAACCCTTTATGTTAACGAAAGAAGAAGCAGTGTCCATCTTCCAATATGCCAAAGAGAAAAATCTGATTATACAGTGCTACCAAAACAGACGATACGATTCGGATTTTCTCACTACCAAGAAGGTCATTGAATCAGGAAAACTCGGTGATTTGTTGGAGGTGGAAATGCATTTTGATTATTACCGCCCTGAAACCCCCAACTCCACCTCTCATTTTTCCAAATATAACAGTTACCTCTATGGACATGGCGCTCATACCATTGACCAGGTTCTTTCCTATTTTGGGAAACCTGACACGATCCATTACGACGTGCGCCAATTGCTCGGTTCTGGAAGAATGAATGACTATTTTGATCTGGATTTTTATTATCCCTCACTCAAGGTATCCATTAAATCCAGCTTTTTTCGTTTAAAAGAGCGGCCGAGTTTTGTAGTATACGGCAAAAAAGGCGTTTTTATAAAGCAGACAAAGGATCGTCAGGAGGAGCATCTTAAATTATACTATCTACCTAAGGGACACGCCGATTTTGGCATCGACCAGCCTGAGCATTATGGCATTTTAACGTACCTGGATGATGATGGTCAGTACCATGAAGAAAAAGTTGTTTCTGAAAAAGGAGATTATGCCCGAGTGTATGACGATCTCTATCATTCGATCATACACGGCAAAGAAAAAGCGATTACAGATGAAGAAACCATAACTTCAATGGAAATACTTGAGAAGGGTATAGAGGAGTGTAACTAG
- a CDS encoding MurR/RpiR family transcriptional regulator, with the protein MKILMQLSEMQNFTPNEKSIASYILVHKESILHLNIQELAKATYTSHSAINRLIHKLGLSGFKEFIIKLAREFQQDTQNISNVDPNYPFGFDETPLQVAKEIAELMKETIEKNFTFMDDHLLSQTAQLLDQANRIFIYALGDSQIRAKSFQNKLVKINKYVVIATELSEWAYHTANLTSEDCAIFLTYHGKSPIFLKAARHFTRENIPFITITATNQSELAKRSSICIQVPNDEVKHAKIGTFSSQIAFDYVLNVIYSCIYKIDYLKNMQTLTQSLENSHLNDMMNDV; encoded by the coding sequence TTGAAAATACTGATGCAATTATCAGAAATGCAAAACTTTACACCAAACGAAAAAAGCATTGCTTCCTACATTTTGGTCCACAAGGAATCGATCCTGCACTTAAATATTCAGGAGCTTGCCAAAGCTACGTATACTTCGCATTCCGCCATTAATCGATTAATTCACAAACTTGGGCTATCCGGCTTCAAGGAGTTTATAATAAAACTCGCTCGGGAATTCCAGCAAGATACCCAGAATATTTCTAATGTAGACCCCAACTATCCATTCGGGTTTGATGAAACCCCACTTCAAGTGGCGAAAGAAATTGCTGAATTAATGAAGGAAACGATTGAAAAAAACTTTACATTCATGGATGATCACTTGCTGTCACAAACAGCCCAGTTACTGGATCAAGCAAATAGGATCTTTATATATGCGTTAGGCGATTCACAAATCCGAGCAAAAAGTTTTCAGAATAAATTAGTAAAAATCAACAAGTATGTGGTTATAGCCACGGAGCTGTCTGAATGGGCTTACCATACGGCTAATCTAACTTCAGAAGATTGCGCTATTTTCTTAACTTACCACGGTAAGTCACCGATTTTTTTAAAAGCGGCACGACATTTTACGCGTGAGAATATCCCTTTTATCACCATTACAGCTACCAATCAAAGTGAATTGGCCAAACGAAGTAGTATATGTATCCAGGTGCCTAATGACGAAGTAAAGCATGCCAAGATTGGTACTTTTTCGTCGCAAATTGCCTTTGACTATGTATTAAACGTGATTTACTCCTGTATCTATAAAATCGACTACTTGAAAAATATGCAAACCCTGACACAATCGTTGGAGAATTCGCATCTCAACGACATGATGAATGACGTGTAG